A stretch of DNA from Nitrososphaerota archaeon:
ATGGTGGCGTCGGATCCATCCTTATTTTACTAGCTCCCGTCCCCAGTGTAGGCTGGCTTCTATCAATAGTTGGATTCATCCTCACGCTACTAGCCGTAAAAAATATCTCAGAAGCGGTTGGAGACCGTTCAATCTTCAACAACATGCTGATTTCAGTCGTCCTCTCCATCGTTGGAGTAGTAGTCGCAGGCGTACTGCTTGTAGCCACTGTCTTCAGATACATGGGAATGGGCTATTTTACAGGACCTGACTTTACTCCGTCAACGATTCCTCCAAGCGACCTAATTGGATTTGTCTCCTCAATCATAATTGCGCTCGCCGCGGTCTGGATTTTCCTCCTAGCATCAGCGATATTTCTGAGAAGAAGCTACACTGAGATAGCGGCAAGACTCAACATTAAGATGTTCAGCACCGCAGCTCTCCTGTTCCTAATAGGC
This window harbors:
- a CDS encoding DUF996 domain-containing protein, whose amino-acid sequence is MTLLSQARTYGGVGSILILLAPVPSVGWLLSIVGFILTLLAVKNISEAVGDRSIFNNMLISVVLSIVGVVVAGVLLVATVFRYMGMGYFTGPDFTPSTIPPSDLIGFVSSIIIALAAVWIFLLASAIFLRRSYTEIAARLNIKMFSTAALLFLIGAALTIIIVGFVLIPVAQILLIIAFFSIVDVPPQSQYPPPPPSTSPPPPPPPPPPPA